A genome region from Plasmodium vivax chromosome 11, whole genome shotgun sequence includes the following:
- a CDS encoding hypothetical protein (encoded by transcript PVX_113550A) gives MNTARQEKPQTPNGSSFFHYRNDKSEHAFKSRSILRRNKYVDPNAGFSQERKKNSHQVFTPLEGGYQQGGREAEGGGEGERQKRTPDGNYSMVSKMDIRVNDLGRTADTVLHKHNAGAKNHFLQSSYFPYHQNRKSGFVKYGDVETSYGIHREVKKPQLRKFFNYAADTGTPLPSEGTANFGKMCKIRNIHLDQFPRKYFPGETNKFYNANLNYSYQNRGNVDVPPASNEYVKFSSLVKGKARMGADPSFVENGAFKVGGQVREQAPLSEV, from the coding sequence ATGAACACGGCAAGGCAAGAGAAGCCACAGACCCCCAATGGCAGCAGCTTCTTTCACTACAGAAACGACAAAAGTGAACATGCCTTTAAGAGCAGGAGCATTCTTAGAAGGAACAAATACGTTGACCCTAATGCGGGGTTCAGTcaggaaaggaagaagaatagCCACCAGGTGTTTACCCCCCTGGAGGGGGGATACCAGCAGGGCGGAagagaagcagaagggggaggagagggAGAAAGGCAAAAACGCACACCTGACGGGAACTACTCAATGGTGAGCAAAATGGACATCCGTGTAAACGACTTGGGGAGAACTGCCGACACGGTGCTCCACAAACACAACGCAGGCGCGAAAAATCATTTCCTCCAAAGCAGTTACTTCCCCTACCatcaaaatagaaaaagcGGCTTCGTCAAATACGGGGATGTAGAAACGTCCTATGGCATCCACagggaggtgaagaagccacAGCTAAGGAAGTTTTTCAATTACGCAGCAGACACGGGAACGCCCCTACCCAGTGAAGGCACTGCGAACTTTggcaaaatgtgcaaaattagGAACATCCATTTGGATCAATTCCCCCGAAAATATTTCCCTGGAGAGACAAACAAGTTTTATAATGCTAATTTAAATTACTCCTACCAAAATAGGGGCAACGTCGACGTACCTCCTGCTTCGAACGAGTACGTCAAGTTTTCGTCCCTCGTCAAGGGGAAGGCTAGAATGGGTGCGGACCCGAGCTTTGTGGAAAATGGGGCGTTCAAGGTGGGGGGACAAGTGCGGGAACAGGCTCCCCTCAGTGAAGTTTAG